One region of Rhodocaloribacter litoris genomic DNA includes:
- a CDS encoding N-acyl-D-amino-acid deacylase family protein gives MLRFTLMLPVLLVAACTPAPEYDLILRGGTIYDGSGNPPFAGDVALRADTIAAVGDLGRARGRTELDVTGLAVAPGFINMLSWATESLLHDGRAQSDIRQGVTLEVFGEGWSMGPLNEAMKADLKRGPSDITFDVAWTTLGEYLEHLERRGVSPNVASFVGATTVRIHELGYANRPPTPDELDRMRALVRQAMEEGALGLGSSLIYAPAFYASTDELIALSREAAAYGGMYISHLRSEGNRLLEAVDELITIAREAGLPAEIYHLKAAGRDNWPKLDAVIARVEAARAEGLRITADMYTYTAGATGLDAAMPPWVQEGGFEAWRQRLRDPAIRRRLLREMRTPSDDWENLLRAAGPEGTLLVGFRNEALRRYIGRTLAEVAAERGVSPEEAAMDLVVEDSSRVDVVYFLMSEENVRRQITLPWMSFGSDAAALAPEGVFLRSNPHPRAYGNFARLLGRYVRDEGLIPLEEAIRRLTTLPATNLGLRRRGALRPGYYADVVVFNPSTIRDHATYEAPHQYATGVVHVFVNGVQVLRDGEHTGATPGRVVRGPGWTGWNDTP, from the coding sequence ATGCTCCGGTTCACGCTGATGCTCCCCGTCCTGCTCGTTGCCGCCTGCACCCCCGCGCCCGAATACGACCTGATCCTCCGGGGAGGGACGATCTACGACGGCAGCGGCAATCCTCCCTTCGCCGGAGACGTGGCCCTCCGCGCCGACACCATCGCGGCCGTGGGCGACCTCGGCCGGGCCCGCGGGCGCACCGAACTCGACGTGACCGGCCTGGCCGTCGCCCCCGGCTTCATTAACATGCTCAGCTGGGCCACCGAATCGCTCCTGCACGACGGGCGGGCACAGAGCGACATCCGGCAGGGCGTCACGCTCGAGGTCTTCGGCGAGGGCTGGTCCATGGGCCCGCTCAACGAGGCGATGAAAGCCGACCTGAAGCGAGGCCCGTCCGACATCACGTTCGACGTCGCCTGGACGACGCTCGGCGAGTATCTCGAACACCTCGAGCGGCGGGGCGTCTCGCCGAACGTTGCCTCGTTCGTCGGGGCCACCACGGTGCGCATCCACGAGCTGGGGTACGCCAACCGCCCGCCCACTCCGGACGAACTGGACCGCATGCGGGCGCTCGTGCGGCAGGCCATGGAGGAAGGCGCCCTCGGCCTGGGCTCGTCGCTCATCTATGCGCCGGCCTTCTATGCTTCCACCGACGAGCTCATCGCGCTGAGCCGGGAAGCCGCCGCCTACGGCGGCATGTACATCTCCCACCTCCGGAGCGAGGGCAACCGCCTCCTCGAGGCCGTGGACGAACTCATCACCATCGCGCGCGAGGCCGGGCTCCCGGCCGAGATCTACCACCTGAAGGCCGCCGGGCGGGACAACTGGCCCAAGCTCGATGCCGTCATCGCGCGCGTGGAGGCCGCCCGTGCCGAAGGACTCCGCATCACCGCGGACATGTACACCTACACCGCCGGTGCCACCGGGCTCGACGCCGCCATGCCCCCCTGGGTGCAGGAGGGCGGCTTCGAGGCGTGGCGGCAACGCCTCCGGGACCCCGCCATCCGGCGCCGCCTCCTCCGCGAGATGCGCACGCCGTCCGACGACTGGGAGAACCTGCTGCGGGCCGCCGGGCCGGAGGGCACCCTCCTCGTCGGCTTCCGGAACGAAGCGCTCCGCCGCTACATCGGCCGGACGCTGGCCGAGGTCGCCGCCGAGCGCGGCGTCTCGCCCGAGGAAGCCGCCATGGACCTGGTCGTCGAGGACAGCAGCCGCGTCGACGTGGTGTACTTCCTCATGTCCGAGGAGAACGTGCGCCGGCAGATCACCCTGCCGTGGATGAGCTTCGGCTCGGATGCGGCCGCGCTGGCCCCCGAGGGCGTCTTCCTCCGCAGCAACCCGCACCCGCGGGCCTACGGCAACTTCGCCCGGCTGCTGGGCCGGTACGTGCGGGACGAGGGCCTCATCCCGCTCGAAGAGGCCATCCGGCGGCTGACGACCCTCCCGGCCACGAACCTGGGCCTTCGCCGCCGGGGCGCCCTCAGGCCGGGCTACTATGCCGACGTCGTCGTCTTCAACCCGTCGACGATCCGGGATCATGCCACCTACGAGGCCCCGCATCAGTACGCCACCGGCGTCGTCCATGTCTTCGTCAACGGCGTGCAGGTCCTCCGCGATGGCGAGCACACCGGCGCCACGCCGGGACGGGTCGTGCGCGGGCCGGGCTGGACCGGCTGGAACGATACGCCATAA
- a CDS encoding serine/threonine protein kinase, which produces MYGGTNLIGQTIDGYHILQVLGRGGMGIVYKAEDVALSRPVALKIIDPALAGDRAFMRRFRSEAKALARIQSPYIVGIYALRETEAGLFIVMEYVDGGTLADLIHEAGALPWPRALSIVKQILQALHHAHSVGVIHRDIKPRNIMLTRQGQVKVTDFGLAKVRRHGRESTVTRGMVTTATAGMAGTLYYMSPEQVKGLREVDHRGDLYALGMTLYEMLVGQLPFDREDSEFTVMKRIVEEKLPPPTRFIPDLPRPLVKVVTRTLEKDPARRYQSAEEMLRELEAFEAAQAHPPAASRRRAGAYLALPLVLLLVAVLGYLFWPAPSPEDGPRTVAAPPSVTEPERPVDEGESPGERDEHTGRPPATTAGANEAPPLSRPPGENTPAPSETRPAPSPAPGRLVVRSDPPGARLFVDGTERGVTPATLASLPPGRYEVELRREGFAPYRTTVAVEPAQTAEVAGALVPLTGTLRIHPKPWGDLYIGDRLVQRGVDYAYTLTLPAGAHPVRLAYFGGRVWESTVAIRPDAVTEVTVDFNREVPVSISAKDQEGRTIRGAIYVDGQPTGHTTPWGIRVGVGLHRIEVRAEGYTPVEVRDVTGGADIPLGLQINFDERTANRVLHVILKKDGSDDP; this is translated from the coding sequence ATGTACGGCGGGACGAACCTCATAGGGCAAACGATCGACGGCTATCACATCCTGCAGGTGCTCGGGCGTGGTGGGATGGGGATCGTCTACAAAGCCGAAGACGTGGCCCTGAGCCGCCCGGTGGCCCTGAAGATCATCGATCCCGCCCTGGCCGGCGACCGGGCGTTCATGCGCCGCTTCCGTTCGGAGGCCAAGGCCCTGGCCCGCATCCAGAGTCCCTACATCGTGGGGATCTATGCGCTTCGCGAAACCGAGGCGGGTCTGTTCATCGTGATGGAGTACGTCGACGGCGGCACCCTGGCCGACCTGATCCACGAGGCCGGTGCGCTCCCGTGGCCGCGTGCCCTTTCCATCGTCAAACAGATCCTGCAGGCCCTGCACCACGCCCACAGCGTCGGCGTCATCCACCGGGACATCAAACCCCGCAACATCATGCTGACCCGGCAGGGGCAGGTCAAGGTGACGGACTTCGGCCTGGCCAAAGTGCGGCGGCACGGGCGTGAAAGCACCGTGACGCGGGGCATGGTCACTACCGCCACCGCCGGGATGGCCGGCACGCTCTACTACATGTCCCCGGAGCAGGTGAAGGGGCTGCGCGAGGTGGATCACCGGGGCGACCTCTACGCCCTCGGCATGACGCTGTACGAAATGCTCGTGGGGCAGCTTCCCTTCGACCGGGAGGACAGCGAGTTCACCGTCATGAAACGGATCGTGGAGGAGAAGCTCCCCCCGCCGACCCGTTTCATCCCGGACCTGCCCCGGCCGCTGGTCAAGGTGGTCACCAGGACGCTGGAGAAGGATCCTGCCCGGCGGTATCAGAGCGCCGAGGAGATGCTGCGCGAGCTGGAGGCGTTCGAAGCGGCGCAGGCTCACCCCCCGGCGGCGTCGCGCCGCCGGGCCGGGGCGTACCTGGCCCTGCCGCTGGTGCTGCTTCTGGTGGCGGTGCTGGGCTACCTGTTCTGGCCGGCGCCCTCCCCGGAGGACGGCCCCCGGACCGTTGCCGCACCGCCTTCCGTCACGGAGCCGGAAAGGCCGGTCGACGAAGGCGAGTCCCCCGGCGAGCGTGACGAGCACACCGGCCGCCCGCCGGCCACGACGGCCGGCGCGAACGAGGCACCGCCGCTCAGCCGCCCCCCCGGAGAAAACACCCCGGCCCCGTCAGAAACCCGCCCGGCGCCCTCGCCCGCACCGGGGCGGCTGGTCGTCCGCTCGGATCCGCCGGGAGCCCGTCTCTTCGTCGACGGCACCGAGCGCGGGGTGACGCCGGCCACGCTGGCGTCCCTGCCGCCGGGCCGCTACGAGGTCGAGTTGCGGCGCGAGGGCTTCGCCCCCTACCGCACCACCGTCGCCGTCGAACCGGCGCAGACGGCCGAGGTCGCCGGGGCGCTGGTGCCGCTCACGGGCACGCTCCGCATCCACCCGAAACCCTGGGGCGACCTCTACATCGGCGATCGGCTCGTGCAGCGCGGCGTCGACTACGCCTACACGCTCACCCTGCCGGCCGGCGCGCACCCGGTCCGCCTCGCCTACTTCGGCGGGCGCGTCTGGGAATCGACCGTGGCCATACGCCCGGACGCCGTCACCGAGGTGACCGTCGACTTCAACCGCGAGGTGCCGGTGAGCATCTCGGCCAAGGACCAGGAAGGCCGGACGATCCGGGGGGCCATCTACGTGGACGGGCAGCCGACGGGCCACACGACCCCCTGGGGCATCCGGGTCGGCGTCGGGCTGCACCGCATCGAGGTCCGGGCCGAGGGCTATACGCCCGTCGAGGTGCGCGACGTCACCGGTGGAGCCGACATCCCCCTCGGCCTTCAGATCAACTTCGACGAACGCACCGCCAACCGGGTGCTGCACGTCATCCTCAAAAAGGACGGATCCGATGATCCATGA